The Anaeromyxobacter sp. Fw109-5 genomic interval CGTCGCTGCCGTGGAACTCCGGCATGACCGGGTAGAGCTGGGGCAGCCGGCCGATGGCGTCGTAGGCCCGCTCCGCGGTCCACCCCGCCACGCGCCGCGCGAGCGGTACGTCGCCGTGGCAGTGCAGGCACTTCGCGCGGAACACCCGCTCACCCCGCGCGAGGGCCTCGGGAGTCCCCACCAGCGAGGGCCGGCC includes:
- a CDS encoding cytochrome c — translated: MTRRARLAALAVAAVAVALAIALAAAPRGRPSLVGTPEALARGERVFRAKCLHCHGDVPLARRVAGWTAERAYDAIGRLPQLYPVMPEFHGSDEDRRALAVYLSAMGEGSD